The following DNA comes from Salminus brasiliensis chromosome 21, fSalBra1.hap2, whole genome shotgun sequence.
TACTGTGATGTATGGGATAAATATGGACATAGTACTTTATGTGGTAAATGATACACTTATCAAATCAAATtgatttgtatagcgctttacaactgttgttgtcacaaagcagctttacacaatcagtaattagtaactTAGACCCTGTCAACATGCATCCGGATATGTTTGGAAGCGTAGGTGTTTCAGCATTAAAAAACTAGgccttttattaaaaatgaatctaaGCCAACATTCGAAACCAACCTCTAATCTATGTGCTCTTGCCCAAGTTGattatttctttttgttttattctgttaattctgtaaaaaaaaatttctcactgtgtgtttatgcaCATACTGTTGCTGGTGAAGTCACTTGACTCAACCCCTTTCCAGTCTGCAACATGGAGGATAACATAAATACAAAGACAACTGAGAAACTTGAGCCGCTTGTATAATCATTCTTTATTCATAATCGAGTTAAAATGTTGATTTGATCGTGAAACTGATTTATGGCCATATTGCCCAGCATTACCGTTAAAGCTTGTGTGAACATGCCAGCCTGTTGGGAGGGGGCTGCTAACGCCTTACAAAGTTTGATGCCCAAAATGAAGTGCAACAGCCAAAACAGACCTGAATACAACGCAtcttaaaacacaaaaaaagcttaaaattgGAGGGACAAGCATTGCCATGGTGACGCTGCTATATGTGCGGACAGGGCCTTAGTACACAATTAAACACTACAGCATAGAAAGTGACTAAATACTGCAATtcttattgctattattattattattattatgctggATGCCAAATAATGCTTTGAATGTGTTTAAACAAgggctgtttgtttgttcttatgattatatgtaaatgtgcaaaTACTAACAGATTACAGTGGCCATTGTTTGCAGTGGATATTTTACAAGTGAAATCATTTTAAATCTAGTCTTTGAGATTGTTGCAAGAGTGTGATTGAACTGTCTGTAGTCTATGAATGCTCTGGTGCGCCAAattcaatgtttttattaatacctttaaaaaaaatccagcacAGAAATACAGTTCTAAATCTGTAGAGTCCGCCCTCACAGATTTAGTTCTATTATCAGCAAGAAGTATTCTAAGGGGAGTTAATTAGTCAGTCCACATAGTATTTTAGCTGCAAAGACATTTCAGTGATCCAACAAACCTGTAAGATTTTTCCTAACTTGGCCCTACTGACACCTTTCTCTCTTTCGCTTCATCCCTTCAGCCTGCTGGTGAAGGCTCTTTCTTGCTGCTGAGAAGTCCTTGTGGTCGGTCGGGGCAATGGCAGTGCCCTCGGCCCATGAGTTCCACTGGCAGAGCCTAGCTCGCCTCTCAAGCGGGCGCGTCTACCACTCGCTGGCTGAGGTGGGGGGTCAGCTGTACATGCTGGGCGGCTGTGATGCTGCCGGAAGACCCACCAGCTCTCTGGAGCTCTACTCTCCAGAAGTAGACCAATGGGTCAGCCTACCTCCCATGCCCACTGCCAGAGCTGGGGCTGCTGTGGCCGTCCTAGGCAAACAGCTCCTGGTGGTGGGAGGAGTGGGGAAGAACCAGCACCCTCTGAAGGTTGTGGAGGTGTACAACACGGAAGAGGGCAAGTGGAGGAAGAGATGTTCGCTGAGGGAGGAACTGATGGGAGTCGCCATCACTGTTAAAGGTGGTTTAAGCAATCTTAGTTCAATTTCAGTGATGTAAATCCTCTTTCCTAAAACAATAGGCTAAGCTCTGAGTTCAATAACCAACGTCCAGTGACAGCTGAATAATGGTCCAACCCTTAGAAGTCGGTTGAAAATACAATAATTTATTccagtaaatacatgtaatcTACATGCTTACTGTATAGAATTCATCAAATTTACACCCAATTTACCTTTTGCATTACCACTCAGCTACCAGCTCGGTTGGTGTTGCgcaacagaaaacaccactACCTTCCAGTGCACTACCACACGatgtgggagactagggtttGTGActttgctgcgctacaccaataagaatgCTTGGGCAAGACTCGTAACcctacattggcccacttctgtaatacaagtaaccttgtaagtcactcaggataagagcatcagctaaatgccatgaatgtaaatgtaaatcatatCCCCACTTAGCTCCACTAGTTCAGGGACTGTATGCACTTTGCACATTAACTGGAACTCCCTCTACTGTAACTAAGCTGTGTACTGTTCTCTCTACCTGAACAGCAGCTGCTATACTCATTACTGCACTGCACACCTTGTTTACATATGTAATGCTGTTTATAACACCAGACTACCGTACCTCAGCTTTTACTTTTCCatttacccacacacacaacacatcactggtctacatatttattccatttgACTATTACAGAAATTTAGTTTGCACCTTAATCACCCAGGCTtgatgcacatatttgtatatttttgtatttattatctTTTGTACTTATTGTTCATTCACCCTGTCTCGTGTCTGGTCTAtttgtccttgcactattgtaCCACATCATTACTGCACCTGAGACTTAACAGTGTTTTGTTGTACTgcacaaccctgtattagtataatgacaataaagttgaattgaatttaattgtatgggtagcccaacagggaaccagaacattttggcctcgggttccatgttggccccacatatatGGATATATGTGGATATATACtggcccaccagggtcagtgatgggaccaggagggattAAAAATGGGCCCTTTCTGGGATTGTACACTAAACATGGAGCCTATATGGGACCCaagtgagattaaggtgggctgtaacaatgaggGCCATTTGGGAAGTTCAACTGGGTCACAATAAAAACATATGTACAAGCCCACTCAGAGCTCAAGCCAACCTGGAACCCACCTCACGCACTTTTCATCAAAtttaaatcataataaaatatttccaGTAAAGTATTTTCCATTTCATGTGGTATTGAATCTGCTCTTTTgacatacagtacagtgcagacGTTTTAAGCAGCTAAGCACATTGCTTATCTCTGAAATAATAGTAATGTTTTTGCTCATAAGACTTCTAATATTCACAGATAACAAAAACATTTGCATATTATGGAAGATTCTCTGCTTCTTTTAATAAGCTCCATGTGGGAGCTGTTTAATACTGTACCGGACTCAGAATGTAGTCGGTAGAATGGGCTGTTCAATACAAAGATTCAACTATTCCTTCATATATTTGTTCCCCATATGGGAACATATTTATgagcatttaaaaatcagataagacatacatatacatatgatGAAAGATTGCAGACTATTTAAATTACAGACATGTAACGGTTAGGCTGCAATATGGATTTGTGGAATATTGAGACAGACAACAGCttgtatttatggtatttaattattttattttgagttTACCCATTAAAATAGCTTCTTCAGCAGGGTCAGCCCACTTCTTAATTTCTCATTAAACATAAAAACcttcataaataaacaaaattaacAATAGAAGGTAGGCCTGAGAGATATTTGCAGCATCGCTCGCTTCTGAAATAATAATTTCTTGTCTTCTACAGGCTTATTAGATGACTGTGTTTTGTAACTAAATGTAAACAATCTTagatgtaaacaaataaataatcaaactaAACAACAAACAGCTAACAGGTCTAAACCAGAAGATTATGACAGGCTATGCATGTAAACTTACTGTCTGTGTTAAATCGCAAAACCAGATCGCTGGAGAACGGCTGCTTATTGCAACTTACCCGTTTCCAGCGGTTTGCCATGTTTGATGCTGTTGAATGATGAGCGAATTCTTGTAGAGTTTGCATTTAAGTTTGTTAGGATCCTCCTTCAGAAGTGAGAAATGTCTCACGTAGATTTTCTTCTAGCAAGCACGCCAGATCGACCCGCtagaatatttttaaaaatatatttacgaTCCCCATTATTGATAAGTGGAAACCTTGTGCATGTTTGTAAGCGCTTTGTAAGCATTTTCATCTATTTTTGTTATGAGCAAAATTTTTAGATTGGGATTTGCATTTTTAggcattttgtattttttgatCGTTTGTAAGCATTGCTGTTAAAAAAGTTACTTTGGCTAATAATAAGGCATCTAAAATGTATTATCATCAGGAAtcagtatatatatgtgttaaaTATAGATGGCAGAAAGCCTGTGATCAAAGCTTCAGGCCGTATTTTAGTCAGGGTCCACATGGCCCAGTCTGCTCTACCGGGCTCCTTTTGTGCTTTGTTAGTTTGGTTGTTAGAACAGAAGAAGGTAAAACTTTGTCCTCTCTTTGCATCTGATCAGATGGCAGAGCTTTTGCTGTTGGTGGAATGGGAGCAGACCTCCTGCCCAGAAGCATTCTGCAGCAGTATGACCTTCGCAAGGACGTCTGGGCCCTTCTGCCCCCCATGCCCACTCCCCGCTATGATACCAGCATCTGCCTTCAGGGATCCAAGATATACGTAGCAGGTTGGTTGGAgagtgtgcgtgtatgtgtggcTATAGAACTGTCGAAGCGTTGCAGAGACTGTCTATTTTGTGAGTCGGTGTGTCTCCCTCCACCTGTCAGAGCATTTCAAGGAtgtcttgtgtgtgtgcgcgcgtgtgtgtgtgtgtgcatgcgcatGCCGATCCCTTCCTGCTTGTCAGCCTACTTGACTGAAAATCTCTTGCCCTCCAGGTGGGCGTCAATGTAAGCGTTCGGTGAAAGCTTTTGAAGTCTTTGACATGGATAGCCGCACCTGGTCCTCTTTACCCAGCCTGCCCTGTAAGCGGTCCTACTCTGGGGTGCTGTGGGATAGCACCgggcgcctctgctggctgggaGGGCTTCGGCTAGGAGGAATCCATCAGAGCTCAAAGTTCACAAAGAACGTCAACATCTTTGACCCCAGCCAGGGTACTGTATTTGGCACAGCTGGTAAAGTATCAAAGAAACAAAAGTTTGAAACCGAAAGGCTTTAGGGCTTTTCAAATCAtctcttattttctgtattgtATGAAAATGATTACGAAAATATTAGGCTTTTGATTACATCTATATTTGACATTTCAAAACTGTGTTTGCAGTCTTTTGTCTTGAAATAGAATTTGGATATTTTTTTTGGATGAATAATGTGCATGTTGTGGAGTCACATGACTAAAagaaaaagacatttttgaTTAATGGCCAGTCCTACCTGAAAGTACaggaaaaaaagtttttttattaaaaaatatttaacatattgATATATCTTCTTTCAAACATGGCTATAGATAATggtaaaatattataatttgacaaaaaaattaaaatgccAATTCCTACTGAGGAGAACATAACAATACCCTATGCCCTCATAGCTGGCATTTCCCTCTTTGGCTAAAATTACCATCAACTGAGCGAAAGTTTTTTCCACTCTTCCAAACAGAAATCTTTCTGTTGTTTGAGAGATGATGTTTGAGAGGTTACTAACTTGCACAATCCATTTCAAATCACCTCCCAGCATCTCAAAAGAATTAGGATTTGggctttgacttggccattccgAAACTCTccagttttttctttttgagcCATTTCTTGGTGGATTTACATGCATTGTCTTGGTGCATGGTCCACTTCTGCTACAGCTTCAGTTTTTGGACAGTCTCATATTTTCTTCAAGCACCCTCTAATACAATAAAGGCTTCAGCTAGGCCCTGCTGCATCAAAGCAGTCCCAAACCATGGCACTTCCACCCCATTCTTCACAGTCATAATGAGGTTTTTGTGTCcatttgtttaaatatgtttcacattttttcacatgactgtatattgcTACATCCCTAAGAAGTTTTTCTCTAGTTCTCAACTTTAAGAAGAAAATACATCTAGAAATCTAATATCTCAGGTGGCTGAAAGACCATGCACAACTACTGCACATCTTTATTAGCATTTAGAGATAACTCTGCCCTTTTCTATTCAATTTCGATTCAGATTAActcaaaatagaaaaaaagatgaTGGGAAGAAACAAGGTGTGACAAAATGTAAGGCCTACTGAAATGAGTTATTGATTTCTCCGCAGGTACTTGCTTCTTGGTTTTCTCTCCTACCGTTTCCGTTCAAATACGATCATTTCTAATCAGGCTCACCAAACGAGAAAATTGCACGTAAACCTTTTTTTCTCCCTAAAGCCCTCAAGGTACTCAAAAGAATAAACCTACAATCCAGGGAGGGGAAGGGGGATGGGGGACGGTCATTTTCAAACCTTCTGCTCTTTGCACACACTACagtaataaatcatttatctttttttaattattccatTACCGCCGCGTGTGTCACTCAACAGGTGTTGGAGGCGCGCGCAGAGGGAGTCTGGGAGATTAAACCCTGATATCTAATTTCCCTCGGCCTGGAACCGCCGACGGCAATAAAAACCCCCTTCGCACAAGTCTCCCAATCTAATATAACCAGCCGATACGATCTGGGTCTGCATTGCGGAGACGGCAGGAGGGCGTTTCAGCGATGCTATTCAGAACCAGATTGCTATCCCTTATTCACAGAGCTGTAGCTCTTTTTAGCTCATCCTGATCGAGTCCATCTGTTCAGCCGTCTTCACGCAGCCTGGCGTGGAGATAGTAAGGTTCTCTGGAAAAATCACACTCCATAAGCAAGATGGATGTGTTCTTTATTACAAAGCCCATTTTAATGCCACATATCTACTAATTAAGCTGTAGGCTTACACAGAGCGGCATGGTGTATTAGCAGACAGAGCTGTactgtgtgtgcagtgtaataCAGTGTCTCCACCAGTTATTAATGGACCAACTTTTTAATTTGTTGAGTTGGTTTTCCAAGAAATCGCTCCACCTTGCAAAACAAAAGCCACAGGATGTTGCCAACCACAGAGTAAGCCTAGGTTGCCAAGAACTGCAATCAATATTCCGTCCAAAGTTGCCATGCTTCTCCTTTCACTGTCAAGTTGGACTCCACAGCCGAGAGCCAACCAATCAAGCCAAACTGATTAATTTACTCAAAAAGCAAACGGGGACAGTTGGCTACGCTCAGGTTAGCATCCTGAAGAGTAAGGCTTGGCTTTGTTAAGAAAAACAGTCTTGGGAAAGTCATTAGGCCTAGGATTGCTCTACTACAGCTGCAGCACGCCAGGATGCAGCGAAAACTTATGCCGGCAATATAGGCGAAGAAGCCTAAAAAGCAGGCCCAAATGGCTTTAAGCTCTGGCATCTTTCAAGCAATCATCACTGCTCTGTAGCTGTTTCATTGGCTTTTGGCTTGGAGGGCTGCTTTTTGGCAGACGAAATCGAATGGGAAGTGTAAATAATATGCCAAATTAATGTTCTACATCTGTGACATGCAGGGGGCAGAGAAGCCCAGCTCTTCCTCCTCAATGCAATTAAAGTGTTCTGACtcagtgcttttctgcaaaatTGTCCTTATAGTCATTATTGCAGGCATCAGCTTAGCTATTAGCGCTGCCGCAAATGGAATCCGTTCTGTCAGCTCTAATCGAGAAGTAAACAGAGCCTAATCTTGAGCCTCCTCCCCGACAGGAGTCTGCACACGCTCCAAAGACACACATTTTAATTCACGACACATATTCTACAACACTTTCTGGACAGGTTTTATTCATAAAGGTTGCTGAGATTAGCTTTGTCAAAAAAGGAAGCTTAGCATTGTATATAATAAAGCTTCATATGTAGCTTTTGGAAAACCCTTTTTTACAAATGAATCTTAAATTTCTGCATTGACAAATAAGTAAGGAAGCTTAAGCTTACATTTAGTATAGCATATTGAGAGACTTTTCATTCTGCTATTTTTATAAAAGTGATTGTAGCGTAAAGACGTGTTGTAATGTTCCTGCAGGATCCTGGATGAGGTCTGAAGACACAGTTTCCATGAAAACCAAGCGGGCAGACTTTGCAGCAGCCATAATACGAGGAAGGATGGTTGTGGCGGGGGGACTGGGTATGTCACACTTGCAAAGACTGAAAAAACACACTCTTGGACACTGCAAACAGTTGCTACACTCTAGGGGAATAGCGAGATTACAGTATGTTACACTGAAATACACAGATTTGCAGATATCATTAGTATCACTAAAAATTAGAGATCTGGGGCTGATTTGCTAAAAATGGCACTAATTACAGACAGTCTACCAACACTTTTCACTGGTGGGGGTGGCCAGTGTTATGTGTTATTGCCACatttctttacatgtaaatataCACAGACGTCTCTTTTTAATTAACATTTAGCCAGTGCAGTAAAAAAACCCATGGCTGGCTAATCTTTGCCAGGTAGGAGGACAAATACTGTAACATTGTTATCTGTCAGTTTTAAGTTCAAATTGTAAAATATTAGATTACAATAATGACATTATTATTTCTTAAGATATCGACATAGGAAGACAATAAATCAGACAGTAAGACACTGTTTCAACAACAACGgtcaaaaataaaagtcattatttgactttctgttttgaaGCACCTGTTTATTTGTGGCTGCTATGATCAGCTAAAGCCATGCAATATTATACAATCCCTGTTTAATTTCACTCAGAGCATCCTATTCATTTGGGAATTGCATAATTTTGAACTGAGTTTAAGTTCTTGGCTACGTGCAGTGCATGAAAGCATGGCTGTGACATTTCTGCAACAGACCCTACCATGTAATAAAGTAACATGGGGCTTATCTAATGCAGCACAGCCAAAAGATTTTTTCCATACATACTTTTAACAATAGTTTAGAAAAGAAAACCTGTCAAATCTCTGTGCAGGTATAAGCCTACTCTTAACACACTTTTATGGGTGGCAAGTATACTTAGAGTATTAGGAAATAGCCTTACAATAACCTCCTCTCAGTGTTTTGCGCTTACAAATAGGGGTGTTGGTCAAATATCACATATCACAAACAGAAGATATGgtcaaatattattataatattctaAAATTCTAATATTAGAAGGAAAAAACAATCCTAAACAGGAAAATGATGACGTAATCCAACCAGGTCCTGttctacctgttatacagcaaAGCACCAAAAGACTACTGTCTTGGGACAGTACTGGGAGattatcagtttttttttttcaaattcttATAAATCACTGTTGTT
Coding sequences within:
- the klhdc8a gene encoding kelch domain-containing protein 8A isoform X2, which gives rise to MAVPSAHEFHWQSLARLSSGRVYHSLAEVGGQLYMLGGCDAAGRPTSSLELYSPEVDQWVSLPPMPTARAGAAVAVLGKQLLVVGGVGKNQHPLKVVEVYNTEEGKWRKRCSLREELMGVAITVKDGRAFAVGGMGADLLPRSILQQYDLRKDVWALLPPMPTPRYDTSICLQGSKIYVAGGRQCKRSVKAFEVFDMDSRTWSSLPSLPCKRSYSGVLWDSTGRLCWLGGLRLGGIHQSSKFTKNVNIFDPSQGSWMRSEDTVSMKTKRADFAAAIIRGRMVVAGGLGHQPSVLDTVEAFHPEKRKWESLAPMATPRCSASTIVIRDRLLVVGGVNQIPSSAHEILYVKEEEIL
- the klhdc8a gene encoding kelch domain-containing protein 8A isoform X1, yielding MAVPSAHEFHWQSLARLSSGRVYHSLAEVGGQLYMLGGCDAAGRPTSSLELYSPEVDQWVSLPPMPTARAGAAVAVLGKQLLVVGGVGKNQHPLKVVEVYNTEEGKWRKRCSLREELMGVAITVKDGRAFAVGGMGADLLPRSILQQYDLRKDVWALLPPMPTPRYDTSICLQGSKIYVAGGRQCKRSVKAFEVFDMDSRTWSSLPSLPCKRSYSGVLWDSTGRLCWLGGLRLGGIHQSSKFTKNVNIFDPSQGTVFGTAGSWMRSEDTVSMKTKRADFAAAIIRGRMVVAGGLGHQPSVLDTVEAFHPEKRKWESLAPMATPRCSASTIVIRDRLLVVGGVNQIPSSAHEILYVKEEEIL